In the Lebetimonas natsushimae genome, one interval contains:
- a CDS encoding PAS domain-containing protein, with product MSEERIKEKLNAGKRLSKLDAPKNLINKEYVLKDDDFIVSKTDTKGYITYCNRIFVEAAGWNRFELIGANHNIIRHPHMPKIAFKILWDLIQSGKEFFGFVKNLRKDGGFYWVLAYITPDFDLNGRIVGYTSFRKKPSRRGIEFLEPIYLQLVEAEKSGGMAASYELLKEILNADDENVIEKYHKLVFELQKD from the coding sequence ATGAGTGAAGAGAGAATAAAAGAGAAGCTAAATGCCGGTAAAAGGCTCAGCAAATTAGATGCGCCCAAAAATCTGATCAATAAAGAATATGTGTTAAAAGATGATGATTTTATTGTAAGTAAAACCGATACAAAAGGTTATATTACCTACTGTAACAGAATTTTCGTGGAAGCGGCAGGCTGGAACAGATTTGAACTGATTGGAGCCAATCATAATATTATCAGACATCCCCATATGCCAAAAATTGCTTTTAAAATACTCTGGGATTTAATTCAAAGTGGAAAAGAATTTTTCGGATTTGTAAAAAATTTGAGAAAAGACGGTGGATTTTACTGGGTGCTTGCATATATTACCCCTGATTTTGATTTAAATGGAAGAATTGTGGGATATACATCTTTTAGAAAAAAGCCTAGCAGAAGGGGAATTGAATTTTTAGAACCAATCTATCTGCAACTGGTAGAAGCCGAGAAAAGCGGAGGTATGGCTGCAAGTTATGAGTTGTTAAAAGAAATATTAAATGCTGATGATGAGAATGTAATAGAAAAATATCATAAATTAGTTTTTGAATTGCAAAAGGATTAA